From the genome of Pseudarthrobacter sp. NIBRBAC000502772:
CATCATGGACGTCCCGGTCAGGAAGGCATGGACGACGTACAGCGGCCAGGCCACGAACATGAAGGAGAATTCCAGCGGTTCGGTGATCCCGGTGAGGAAGGCCGTGAGGCCGGTGGAGAGCATGATGCCGCCCACGATCTTCTTCTGTGACGGCTTGGCTTCCTGCCAGATGGCCAGGGCGGCGGCGGGCAGGGCGAACATCATGATGGGGAAGAATCCGGTCATGAAGACGCCGGCGGTCGGGTCCCCGGCGAAGAACCGGTTCAGGTCGCCGTGGGCGCCGTCGTAGTCGCCGATGATGAACCAGACGATGGAGTTCAGGATGTGGTGCAGGCCCAGCGGGAGGAGCAGCCGGTTGAGGACGCCGTAGACCCCGCTGCCCACCACGGTGTTGTCCGCCACGGTGTTGCCCACGGCAGTCAGCCCGTTATTGAACAGCGGATACAGCAGCGCCATGGCCACGCCGATCACGATCGCGGCGAAGGCTGTCAGGATGGGCACCAGGCGGCGGCCCGCGAAGAAGCCCAGCCAGTCCGGCAGGGTGGTGCGGTGGAAACGCTGCCACAGCAGCGCCGTCGTCAGGCCCATCACAATGCCGGCCAGCACGCCGTAATTGATGACGGGGTCCTTGCCGCCCTCCGGGGCGGCTCCCAGCACCAGCGGGGCCATGACCTTGAAGACGTTGGTCAGGACCAGGTATCCGACGACGGCGGCAAGGGCGGTGGAACCGTCACCCTTTTTGGCGAAGCCGAAGGAGATGCCGACGGCGAAGAGCAGCGGCAGGTTCTCGAACAGGGCGCCGCCGGCGGCGCCGATGACCTGGGCGACGGTGGTCAGGGATTCGAACCTGCCCAGCAGGTCGTCTTGGCCCAGGCGCAAAAGCAGCGCCGCCGCGGGGAGGGCGGCGATGGGGAGCATAAGGCTGCGGCCGAAGCGCTGCATGTTCGCCAGCGCTTTTCCGCTGCCCTTGCCTTTGCCCGGGGCCGGGGCGGCCAGCGCGCCGGCCCCGGCGGAAGCTGATGGGTTTTCCGTGGTCATGATGTTCCTCGTCTCGAAGAGGGTGGTGCTTGTGCGGGGATGCTTGATTCAGTAGAGTCTAGCTAACTGGTTATAACCAGTGACAACCATCACTGTGAAGGGCGCCGGCCTCAGTTGTCAACCTCAGGCCGTAAAAAAGCATCCGGACCCGGCGTCATTCACAGCGAAACGAACTCAGGAGTGGAAATGTCCAAAGCAGAAATCATCCTCGCCGCCCTTGGCGGCGCCGAGAACGTCGAAGAAATCGAAGGGTGCATCACCCGCCTTCGCACCGAGGTGGTGGACTCCTCCCGCGTTGACGAGGCCGCCCTCAAGGCCGCGGGTGCCCACGGCGTCATGATGTCCGGCACGGTGGTCCAGGTGGTTGTGGGTCCGGAAGCCGAAAGCCTCGCCGAAGACATCCAGGACCTGATGTGAGCAGCCCTGAGGTGAGCACGCCGGACGTGAGCACGGAAGCACCGGCCGAGGTCATCAGCGTTGTCGCCCCGCTGCCGGGCCGGCTCATTCCCCTGGACGAGGTCCCGGACCCCGTGTTCGCCAAGGGGCTTGTGGGTGGCGGCGCCGCCGTAGTTCCCGACGACGACGCCGGCGTCCTCACCGCCGTCGCACCGCTGGACGGCCGGGTCATCAAGGTCATGCCCCACGCCTACATCGTCCAGCACGCGTCCGGGCCCGCCGTGCTGGTCCACGTCGGCATCGACACCGTCGGCCTGAAGGGCGAGGGCTTCACCGTGCTCGCGCAGAAGGGTGATCAGGTCCGCGCCGGCGACCCCATGATCACCGTGGACGTCACACTGGTCCGTTCAAAGGACCTGAGCATGTGCAGTCCCGTGGTGATCCTG
Proteins encoded in this window:
- a CDS encoding PTS transporter subunit EIIC — translated: MTTENPSASAGAGALAAPAPGKGKGSGKALANMQRFGRSLMLPIAALPAAALLLRLGQDDLLGRFESLTTVAQVIGAAGGALFENLPLLFAVGISFGFAKKGDGSTALAAVVGYLVLTNVFKVMAPLVLGAAPEGGKDPVINYGVLAGIVMGLTTALLWQRFHRTTLPDWLGFFAGRRLVPILTAFAAIVIGVAMALLYPLFNNGLTAVGNTVADNTVVGSGVYGVLNRLLLPLGLHHILNSIVWFIIGDYDGAHGDLNRFFAGDPTAGVFMTGFFPIMMFALPAAALAIWQEAKPSQKKIVGGIMLSTGLTAFLTGITEPLEFSFMFVAWPLYVVHAFLTGTSMMLVNFLGIHHGFGFSAGAIDYVLNFGIAQNPLWLIPIGLGYAAVYYVVFRFVIRRWNLRTMGREDENDENGSMAKADAS
- a CDS encoding glucose PTS transporter subunit EIIB; this translates as MHSETNSGVEMSKAEIILAALGGAENVEEIEGCITRLRTEVVDSSRVDEAALKAAGAHGVMMSGTVVQVVVGPEAESLAEDIQDLM
- a CDS encoding PTS glucose transporter subunit IIA; its protein translation is MSSPEVSTPDVSTEAPAEVISVVAPLPGRLIPLDEVPDPVFAKGLVGGGAAVVPDDDAGVLTAVAPLDGRVIKVMPHAYIVQHASGPAVLVHVGIDTVGLKGEGFTVLAQKGDQVRAGDPMITVDVTLVRSKDLSMCSPVVILDSPADAIEPPASGGRVEAGGQLFKIPGK